The sequence GGCATAAGGCAGCGGGATTGTTACGCGCGCTGGAGTTTAATGCGCAATAGCGCTGGCTGATGGCGGGACTAATGATTACACATTTTCACTTGAAATTTCAGGTTCATATGGAGTTATCACGGATAAATTAGGTATCCAGACAAACGTTGCTCGTTATTTTAGTATAAATTTCCATGCTCCTGTTGATTGATAACTACGACAGCTTCACCCATAATCTCGCGCGTTATTGCCGCCGACTGGGGGTGGACGCGCACATCGCGCGGAATGATAGCCTGTCGCTAGCGCAAATTCGCGCGCTGGCACCCCGGGCGATTTTGCTTTCTCCCGGGCCGTGCGGACCCGCCCAAGCGGGAATCTGCCTCGAGCTGGTCCGCGAGCTGCATCCGACGACCCCGATTCTGGGGGTTTGCCTGGGGCATCAGGTTATTGCGGCGGCCTTGGGGGGAAACATTGTGCGGGCGGAGCAACCGCGGCATGGGCGGCAATCGCGCATCAGCCATTCAGCCAATGGTATTTTTGCCGGTTTGCCAGCGGAATTTTTGGTGGGCAGATATCATTCGCTCATAGTCGAGCGGCAGTCCTTACCTCCGTCACTACAGATTACCGCCACCAGCGACGAGGGCGTGATCATGGGCCTGGCGGGAGTGGGGTTTCCGACGTTCGGCGTGCAATTTCATCCGGAGTCGATATTAACCGAGCAGGGTTACCCGTTACTGGCTAATTTTTTGCGGATGGTGGGGATGGGGGGATCGAATGTCGACGTTAGTAACTTTCATGAAGGACCCGCGTTTGAATCGCAGAATTGGAAATTTCCCGCAGGACCGGTGACGTTTTAGGGGAAAATCTTAGTTCGAGCTTCAGCACGAAACCCAAGAGACTATTGAATCGTTGGTCGAAGTGGATAAATCGGGCCTTTGGCCCTTCCATTCATTTCTTTCCATTGACCTAGGGCGACGCTGCGCTTGCCCTAGGCTGGGATAGGTCGGGCCTTTGGCCCGCAAAACATCAAACGCCTTTGGCCCGCAAAACATCAAACGCCTTTGGCCCGCAAGAAATTCACCAACTTAAAGCCTTGCACACTGCGAAGAATTGTAAGGTTAGTAACATAGAAAATGGATAGGTCATGAGTAAGAATACTTTTCACCCCTAATGACTCACCGACACGCCCCAGCTAACACCATGCGGGCGGCACGGCGGGGGGTAATAATATCGCGGCGGCGGGAAATATCCCGGCGGGGGAGCGTAGTAATGCTCGACCACAAACCCCGGGGGGGGCGCGGGGGCCGCGTAACTGGCGGGAGCCACGGCGCGGGCCGGTTGCGGGGGGCTTTGCATGGCGGCAATCACCCGTGGGTTGACCCCCTGTTGGCTTAATAAGATCAAATCGTTGCTTTGTAGCGGTCCGGCCACGCCATTGGCCCGAATGTGGTTCTCGATCACACCGGGATCAACCCCGGCGCGGGTCATATCGATAACATCCGGCACGGTGACGCTGCCGGTGGCCAGTTGTCGACCTAGTTTGGCCTCGATTTCGGCCCGATTGCTGGCCTGAATTTCGTCCATCCCCTCCCCCACGGCACTGCCGGCGATCAAGCCGGTAATCGCGCCGATGGCGGTCCCCGCCCCTTCGTTTCCGACCGCGTCGCCGATCAAATAGCCCACTCCCGCACCCGCCAAAGCCCCCCCCGCGCCATAGCGGTCGCCATAACTGGCGGAACGGCAGCCGGACAGGCCAAGTGCGGCAAAAACCAATAGAAAACCTGTAAAATGGCGGCAAACCATGGGAAATTGAGGGGAAAGTAATCGAGGCAGCCCTTTCTGCCCGCGAACTATCCCCGCTGGCCCCAACCGGGTCAAGGTCAATCCTTTTCCAAAAAACCGTGATTCAATTTAATCGCCTATCCGCACATGCTGGATCTGGTTATTTACCATCCAGCCCAACCACGCTTCTTGTTCCTCGGAAATTTCCACTTCGCGGCGTTGCAGGCTATCCAGGGGGGAGATGATTTCCACCACCCCATCGGCCAGCCACTGTCGAGAGTGCGTCAAATCGATCCAGTACTCGCCCGGTGGTAGGCGGGGAGCCTGATTTTCGTCGGGTGCGGACATGAAATACGCGATATCGGTGCGAAACCGGTCCGGCATGGGAAAAGGCGGAATTTCGGGTCGATTGACGGCGGTAACAAGCATAACAAAGCGAAAAATAACAAATGAAATGGAAGGTAAAGCTAGAATCAGCAACGGGGACATGAAAATTTTGTTAGCGAGGTTATACTACACCATATAGCCTGGGAACGCCTAGGAACATGGTGCAGAGCGTTTTTGCTGACTGGGGCATTTGTTAGCGGGATGTTAGGCGAATAATAAACAGCAGGATTTTTGCGAGCGCGGGCAAGCTCATGCCAGTTTTTTGTTTGACGCAATGACCGATGTGTTTCTGATTCATTTACGCTTGCCCCAGCCACCCTTAATTGAACGGGCAGCGGAGATTCTGCGCGCGGGAGGGATTGTCGCCTTTCCCACGGAAACCGTTTATGGACTGGGGGCCAACGCCCTGGACGATTTCGCCTGCGAAAAAATCTATGCCATCAAACAACGCCCCCGCCATAATCCGTTAATCGTGCATGTGGCGGATATCGCGGCTGTCCAGCAAATTACCACCCATTGGAGCGACACGGCCCAGGAATTGGCGCGGCGTTTTTGGCCCGGTCCGCTGACCATGGTCCTGCCCAAGGGGAATTCGGTTTCCTCCGTGGTGACCGGTCATGGCCCGACTGTGGCGGTACGCATACCGCAACACCCCATCGCCTTGGAGCTGCTGCGCGCGGCGCGGCTGCCCGTTGCCGCACCGAGCGCCAATCGATCCCAAATGCTCTCCCCCACCACGGCCGAACATGTGCTTACCGGTTTGCCGCAAGGGGTGGATATGATCTTGGACGGGGGACCGACCAACGGCGGAATTGAATCGACGGTGGTGGATTTGACCTGCGCGGTTCCGACACTCTTGCGACCGGGGTTGATCACACCGCACGAATTACGGCAGGTGGTTCCCAATTTGCAAATTGCCCCGCATTTGACATCAGATGACTCCCTCGGAGAGTTGACGCTCGCAACCGAATTATCCCCCGCCAGCATGGCAACCACGCCTGCGCTGCTAGATTCCGGCGCCTATGCCATATTGGGCGGATTGACCCCCAAGCCGACGGCGGGAACAGCCCAATTAAAGTCCGGGGAAACACTCCCCCCCTTGCCCGCCCCCGGCATGCTGGCCCGGCATTATGCCCCCCAAGCGCGGATGGAATGCTGGCAAAACGGCAGTTGGCGGCGCGTTCAAGAGTTGTGCCGCGCTGGCCAGCCTGTCGGCTGGATCAAATGGCAGGACACCCCGCTGATTCGGCATGAACTGGTACGGACAGTGGAACTTCCGCGTAATGTCGAGGTTTTTGCCCGGCGGTTGTATGCGATTTTGCACAATTTTGACGAACAACGCCTTCCGCATGTGGTTGTGGAATTGCCTCCGGAGGAAGAAATTTGGCTGG comes from Pirellulales bacterium and encodes:
- a CDS encoding L-threonylcarbamoyladenylate synthase, coding for MTDVFLIHLRLPQPPLIERAAEILRAGGIVAFPTETVYGLGANALDDFACEKIYAIKQRPRHNPLIVHVADIAAVQQITTHWSDTAQELARRFWPGPLTMVLPKGNSVSSVVTGHGPTVAVRIPQHPIALELLRAARLPVAAPSANRSQMLSPTTAEHVLTGLPQGVDMILDGGPTNGGIESTVVDLTCAVPTLLRPGLITPHELRQVVPNLQIAPHLTSDDSLGELTLATELSPASMATTPALLDSGAYAILGGLTPKPTAGTAQLKSGETLPPLPAPGMLARHYAPQARMECWQNGSWRRVQELCRAGQPVGWIKWQDTPLIRHELVRTVELPRNVEVFARRLYAILHNFDEQRLPHVVVELPPEEEIWLAVRDRLRRGAILWSEKRDTKTLAESTAI
- a CDS encoding glycine zipper domain-containing protein, with translation MVCRHFTGFLLVFAALGLSGCRSASYGDRYGAGGALAGAGVGYLIGDAVGNEGAGTAIGAITGLIAGSAVGEGMDEIQASNRAEIEAKLGRQLATGSVTVPDVIDMTRAGVDPGVIENHIRANGVAGPLQSNDLILLSQQGVNPRVIAAMQSPPQPARAVAPASYAAPAPPPGFVVEHYYAPPPGYFPPPRYYYPPPCRPHGVSWGVSVSH
- a CDS encoding aminodeoxychorismate/anthranilate synthase component II codes for the protein MLLLIDNYDSFTHNLARYCRRLGVDAHIARNDSLSLAQIRALAPRAILLSPGPCGPAQAGICLELVRELHPTTPILGVCLGHQVIAAALGGNIVRAEQPRHGRQSRISHSANGIFAGLPAEFLVGRYHSLIVERQSLPPSLQITATSDEGVIMGLAGVGFPTFGVQFHPESILTEQGYPLLANFLRMVGMGGSNVDVSNFHEGPAFESQNWKFPAGPVTF